Part of the Desulforegula conservatrix Mb1Pa genome is shown below.
TTGCATCTATAAGGAGAATGAATCCTTTCTCTAGATTCCTGACCGTAGAATTTAACTCCTGGACTGCCCTGGCTCCCTGGTCTTCTGTGATGATTCCTTTAATGCTGAAGTAAAGGATATTTTCCTGATCTATTCTTTTTATAATATACATCTGAAATCCTGAAAAAAAGCTGACTCATCCCCTAATGATCTGGATGAGATATTGTTCATTACTGGGGCGCAGAGCACCAAGAAAAATGCCTGGTTAGGAATGCCCGTTAAAATATCAGAATAAACAGGGGCTGCAATAAAAAACATAGTTATTTATATGAACAAGCTGGAAAAGGGAGACTTCCCATGCTGCTGAATTAAGCATTTTTTTGAAAATCCTTGATATTCTTTCCATGGAAAACTACATTTGAATGCAGAAAAGGATACGTACAAATAGCTATTTGATATTCAAAACTACACGCCTCGAGTCTTACCTCAAGAACATTGATGGGGAGGGGATATAATAGAGCTATATATGAATAATTTCAGATACTACCACATCTTGCTCTCTTCCTTTTACTTTGACTGTTTTACTATTGCCAAAAACAAGATCAGTTTCTATTCCAGATTCTTTCCGCGACAGATTCACAGCCTGTATGGATTCATGGCTTGCGACAATGACCCAGCCAAGTGTCTTTGAAAGTCCTTCGAGTCTTGAGGCCGTATTAACTACATCTCCCATGGCTGTATATTCCATTCTCTTTGGTGATCCAATATTTCCAACAAGAGCTTTTCCTGTGTGGATTCCGACCCCGATTCTGAATTCAGGTAGATTTTTTTCAGGGAATCTTTTTTTCAGCCACTTATCAAATTCAAAGGCGATTTCCTTCAGTCTGACAGATGCTTTAATTGCTCTTTCCGCATGATCAAGATGTGCAGCCGGAGCTCCGAAAACTGCCATGATTGCATCTCCTATGAATTTGTCTATTGTCCCGCCATTTTCCAGTATAGGCTCACATGCCATTCCCAAATATTTGTTGATCATTTCCACAACTTCTCTGGGGCTAAGACTTTCAGAAATAGTTGTAAAATTGCGTATATCTGAAAAAAGTACGGTTATTTCTGCCACCTCGCCGCCAAGATCAGGGAAAGTATCTGATGAGGCAAGTCTTTCCACGATCTCGTTAGAAACATATCTGCCAAAAATTTTTCTAAGCTTTTCACGCTTTTTTTCTTCTCCTGTGTACTTCATGGCAAGAGAAGCCAGATAGGACATGGCTGTGCCATATTCCATACCTGCAACAGGCATATTGATATCATAAAGAAAAAGATAATAGGACAAACAGGCTGATAAAAGGCAAATAATCAAAGCCGTAAAAAGAGAGATTATTGGCCTTAATTTAAGAAATAGAATGGTTGAAAATATGAT
Proteins encoded:
- a CDS encoding adenylate/guanylate cyclase domain-containing protein, which encodes MRADIGIGNLNQDEDGVIRSFIPNYGINSDPTISFPALLAAKSANINPSKSEWLSPNKKIPNKSKSIPIGFIGPPGTVPRISFIDLISESSSANPALSIIKDKIIIIAEENTGTQDIHQTPYSRSFPGIAPNAMTGPEIHANTVETVIRGKFPEPVNDGIRIVSQLMIIIFSTILFLKLRPIISLFTALIICLLSACLSYYLFLYDINMPVAGMEYGTAMSYLASLAMKYTGEEKKREKLRKIFGRYVSNEIVERLASSDTFPDLGGEVAEITVLFSDIRNFTTISESLSPREVVEMINKYLGMACEPILENGGTIDKFIGDAIMAVFGAPAAHLDHAERAIKASVRLKEIAFEFDKWLKKRFPEKNLPEFRIGVGIHTGKALVGNIGSPKRMEYTAMGDVVNTASRLEGLSKTLGWVIVASHESIQAVNLSRKESGIETDLVFGNSKTVKVKGREQDVVVSEIIHI